TGCCACAGCTTGTCGAGCTGACCGCGCACCGCGGCGACCACCTCGGGGTGACAGTGGCCGAGCCCACACGTGGCGATGCCCCCGAGCAGATCCAGATATTCGCGCCCGTCCGCGTCCCACACGCGCGAGCCCAACCCACGCTCCAGGACGATTGGCTGCTGCTTGTAGTTCTGCAGCAGGTGGGCCTTGGCTTTCTCGATCCACTGTTCGTTCTTGGCCGAAGGGGAAGGCGCCCGAGGGGTCGCCTCGGTCTGGGTGGAGTTCAGCGAAGGCGTGGACGACACGGGCACTCTCCTGACCTGGGGTCTGCTAGAGGATGTAGCGCGAGAGATCCTCGTCCTGGACCACGGACGCGAGCCGCTCGCGAACATAGGCTGCATCGATGAACAAGGTCCGGGGGCCCTGCTCACTGGCACTGAATGATACATCGTCGAGCAGACGTTCGAGCACCGTATGCAGGCGCCGGGCCCCGATGTTTTCCGTCCGCTCGTTGACTCCCTGTGCGATCCGGGCGATCTCCAACACGGCTTCGTCGGAGAAATCCAGGTGCACGCCCTCCGTGTCGAGCAGCGCCGTGTACTGGCGCAGGAGAGAATTTCGGGGCTCTCGCAGAATGCGGACCAGATCCTCTCCGCTGAGCGGCTCGAGCTCCACGCGGATGGGGAAGCGGCCCTGGAGCTCGGGGATGAGATCGCTCGGCTTGGAGACGTGGAAGGCGCCCGCGGCGATGAAGAGCATGTGGTCCGTCTTCACCTGGCCGTACTTGGTGTTGACGGTGGAGCCCTCGACGATGGGGAGGATGTCGCGCTGCACGCCCTCGCGCGACACGTCCGGGCCCGCGCCCTTGCCCCCGCCCTCGCGGCTGGCGATCTTGTCGATCTCGTCGATGAAGACGATGCCGCTGTGCTCGGCGCGCACCAGAGCCTCGCGGTTGACGCGCTCGGTGTCCACCAGCCGCGCGGCCTCCTCCTGCTCCAGGAGCTTGAACGCCTCGGGGGCGCGCACCTTGCGCCGCCGCGAGCGGCTCATGCCGGGCATGTTCTTGAAGAGATCCTGCAGGTTGACGCCAATCTCCTCCATGCCCTGGCCGGAGAAGTTGCGCAGGAAGGTGGGCGAGCCGCCCTCGCTCGTCTCCAGCTCCACCTCCTGGTCATCGAGCGTGCCGGCGCGCAGCTGCGCCCGGAGCTTGTCGCGCTCGGTGTCGCTGAGCCGGGGCGCGGCGGGAGGTGGGGGTGGGGGCGCCATGAAGCCCATGCCGCCGGTGGGACGCGAGGCGGGCGCCTGGCCGGAGAGCAGCTGGGCGAGCCGGTCCTCGGCGTTCTCGATGGCGCGCGCGCGCACCCGCTCCATCTCCTCGTCACGCACGAGCGCGATGGCGGACTCGACGAGGTCGCGCACCATGGACTCCACGTCGCGGCCCACGTAGCCCACCTCGGTGAACTTGGAGGCCTCGACCTTGACGAAGGGGGCCTGGGCGAGCTTCGCCAGCCGCCGGGCGATCTCCGTCTTCCCCACGCCGGTGGGGCCGATCATGATGATGTTCTTCGGGTGGATCTCGTCCCGCAGGTCCTCGGAGACCTGCTGGCGGCGCCAGCGGTTGCGCAGCGCGATGGCCACGGCGCGCTTGGCGGCGTTCTGCCCGACGATGTAGCGGTCCAGCTCGCCCACCACCTCGCGGGGCGTGAAGGTGGGGCTCTTGCGTGCGTTGCTCACGGTGGCGGCTCCCTTCAGAGCTCTTCGTAGGTGACGTTGGAGTTGGTGTAGACGCAGATGTCGGCGGCGATCTGCATGGCGTGGGTGGCCACCTCGCGCGCGGACAGTTGGGTGTGCGTCATCAGGGCCCGGGCGGCGGAGAGCGCGTAGGAGCCCCCGCTGCCCACCGCGGCGATGCCGAAGTCCGGCTCGATGACGTCACCCGAGCCGGAGAGGATGAAGGTCCTCTCCCGGTCGGCCACGATGAGCAGGGCCTCCAGGCGGCGGAGGAAGCGGTCGGTCCTCCAATCCTTGCCCAGCTCCACGCAGGCGCGGGCGAGGTTCTTCTGGTGCTCCTTGAGCCGCGCCTCGAAGCGATCGAAGAGGGTGAAGGCGTCGGCGGTGCTGCCCGCGAAGCCGGCGAGCACGGAGCCGTCGCCGATACGGCGGACCTTCTTCGCCGTGTTCTTCATGATGGTCTTGTCGAGACTGATCTGACCGTCACCGGCGATGACGACCTTCGCCTCTCGGCGCACACAGAGGATGGTGGTGCCATGGAACATGCCGGGGCATTTAACAAGGCGACGCGGGCGTTTCCACGACTCCCGTGAGGCCTGTCCGCCCTCTCACCTCTTCCGGACGTTCCACCCGCCGTCGAGGGCGAGCGCGTTGAAGCGCACCGTCACCAGGAGCACGGCGTAGAGGAACACGTAGCCCATCTGCAACCCGAGCGTCTCCCACTGGCTGCGCAGCGCGGTGCCGAAGACGAGCACCACCATGAGCAGCCCTCCGCCGAAGAGCGCGGCACGTGTCAGCAGCCCCAGCGTGAGCAGCAGTCCGAGCCCGGCCTCGAGGAAGGGGAGCAGCAGCGCGAAGGCGCGCACGAGCGGCGACGGCAGGGGCGTCTGGGCGAAGCCCTGCACGAGCGTGTCGGCGAAGGCGCCCAGGGCGGGCAGACGCACCGCACCGTGCAGGAAGATGTTGAGGCCCAGGGCGAGCCGCAGCAGGAAGTAGGCGGCGCCCTCGCAGGACAGCGTGCGGAAGAAGGGGGTGGAAGGCTCGGGAGGCATGGGTCGAACTCCTTGGGCGGGCAGAGCGGTGGAACGTTCGCCCCTCATCGCACGGAGCTGGCGACTTTCAACCCAACACATGACGAACGCGCTCGGTCGCCGCGCGTGGACTCCGGTATGATGAAGCCCGGGGGGGCCAAAAAAGGCACACTCATTCCTGCCCCTGAGCCAGGAGATCCACCGTGAGCAACCTGAGCAGTTCTGAGCGGCGTCGCCATCCCCGTCACCGCGTTCGCATGCGCATCAAGATCCTGCGTGGAGAAGTCGAACTCGCCGGAGAGATCTTCAACATCTCCCGCTCGGGGTGTCTGCTCGTCACCCCCGTGGCGATGCGCGTGGGGGATCATTACTCGGTGCACCTGCCCGTGCTCCCGGGCTCGTCCTTTTCCATCAAGGTGGTGCGCACGCGCCGGGTGGGCGAGTGGTTCGCCGTGGCGACCCACTTCGAGACCCAACTGCCCGACGAGGCGCCCATCCTCAAGCTCGCCAGCCAGGACTCGGGCGTCCAGGAGGAGCCCGAGCAGCTGTTCTGAGGCGGAGCTACTTCGCCTTGCGCGCCACCAGGAGGTGAAGGCAACCGGTGTCCTCGGTCCGCACCTCCGCGCTCTCCAGACCGGGCAAGCCCTCCACGAGCCTGAGCAGATCCTCCGGATCCCGGTAGATGAGGTACCAGTCCAGCGCGGTCTCGGTGAACAGGTGCATGGGGTTCTTCGCGTTGAAGTTGCCCAGCACCAGCAGGCCGCCCGGCGCCAGCCCGTCCCAGAGCTTCGTGGTGAGCCGCCTGGCGAAGCGCTCCGTCAGGTAGTCGAAGAGCCCGATGGAGTAGATGAAGTCCTGCGAGGCCGAAGGCAGATCGCTGCGGTTGCGCAAGAGCTCCAGCACCGAGCCGCACCACAGCCGCAGCGCCTGATGGCGCGTGGCCGGCATCGCCCCCACCCGCGTGAAGTGGCCCAGCGCCGAGTCCAGCGCGCCCTGGTCTTGATCCAACAGCGTCACGGACTCGAAGGAGACATCGCGCGCCACCGCGACGAGCTCGGGCGCTGAACCAGACGCCACGTTCATCACTTTGCGTGCGCCCCGGGCATGCTCCGCGCGAAGCATCTGGGCCAGCAGATCCCGGCGGTTGCGCACCGCCTGGAAGCCAGGCAGCTCCAGGGCCCAGGAGTCCATCCACAGCTCCAGGGCCGTCTGGCCCTCGGGCTGGCGCCGGTAGAGCGCCTCCATCATCAGGAAGTCTCCCGCGTAGCCGCGGGGCTTCTCCCAGCAGCGCCGCAGCACTGCACTCTTCCAGAAGTACGGCCCGAGTTCGGCGCGGAAGCGATTCTGGTCCGGAGAGCCACGCGACAGGCCCGGGGATCCTGGCGCACCTCCTGCTCTCCAGACACCCATCAAGAGTTCATTCAGACGAGATGAATCCACTTGCGTGGGAGTCTTTGCGACCCGCTCAGAATTTTCCAATTCCTTCAGCCAGGCACCCAGGACTGCGAGTGTCGTTGCGAACGCTGAAGACGACTCAGAAGCCAGGAGATGGAGAGGGTTCAAGGCTTATCTATCTACCGTGGAGAAGGAGGGGCACGGTGCACGACGGAGGGGGGAGATTCTGAGTCCAGATTGTGTCAGAATTCCTGAACCATGCCATCGCTCAATAGCCAGGAATGCACGCAGCGGATGGGACTCGCTCCGGAAACTGCCACCGTGCGTGGACTCATCTTCAATGCGGTCTTCAAGTTGGTGGAGCAGCATCGAGGAGCCGTCGCGGCAACGGAGTTGAGAGCCCGGATCGCCAAGAAACCCCTGGTGGATTTCTTCTCATACCCCGCGCGCGACTTCCTCCAGGTGCTCTTCTCCGCGGGTGAGCTGCTCGCCCCCCATTATGGCTCCGCGGAAGCGGCCATCCGGGCCTGTGGCGCGGCGGCCGTCGGTGGGTTCTTCCAATCCGGGGTGGGCCGGACGTTGACCACCATCATC
Above is a window of Cystobacter fuscus DNA encoding:
- a CDS encoding DoxX family membrane protein gives rise to the protein MPPEPSTPFFRTLSCEGAAYFLLRLALGLNIFLHGAVRLPALGAFADTLVQGFAQTPLPSPLVRAFALLLPFLEAGLGLLLTLGLLTRAALFGGGLLMVVLVFGTALRSQWETLGLQMGYVFLYAVLLVTVRFNALALDGGWNVRKR
- a CDS encoding TIGR02265 family protein is translated as MRGLIFNAVFKLVEQHRGAVAATELRARIAKKPLVDFFSYPARDFLQVLFSAGELLAPHYGSAEAAIRACGAAAVGGFFQSGVGRTLTTIIGQGDPKRLFSSAPTAYSTAVSYGQRKFSVLGERRVSLHFKGDMQPVEFHQGLLEAALQGVGCPGQVQVRRIGLEEAEYIIEW
- the hslU gene encoding ATP-dependent protease ATPase subunit HslU, giving the protein MSNARKSPTFTPREVVGELDRYIVGQNAAKRAVAIALRNRWRRQQVSEDLRDEIHPKNIIMIGPTGVGKTEIARRLAKLAQAPFVKVEASKFTEVGYVGRDVESMVRDLVESAIALVRDEEMERVRARAIENAEDRLAQLLSGQAPASRPTGGMGFMAPPPPPPAAPRLSDTERDKLRAQLRAGTLDDQEVELETSEGGSPTFLRNFSGQGMEEIGVNLQDLFKNMPGMSRSRRRKVRAPEAFKLLEQEEAARLVDTERVNREALVRAEHSGIVFIDEIDKIASREGGGKGAGPDVSREGVQRDILPIVEGSTVNTKYGQVKTDHMLFIAAGAFHVSKPSDLIPELQGRFPIRVELEPLSGEDLVRILREPRNSLLRQYTALLDTEGVHLDFSDEAVLEIARIAQGVNERTENIGARRLHTVLERLLDDVSFSASEQGPRTLFIDAAYVRERLASVVQDEDLSRYIL
- a CDS encoding class I SAM-dependent methyltransferase; the protein is MGVWRAGGAPGSPGLSRGSPDQNRFRAELGPYFWKSAVLRRCWEKPRGYAGDFLMMEALYRRQPEGQTALELWMDSWALELPGFQAVRNRRDLLAQMLRAEHARGARKVMNVASGSAPELVAVARDVSFESVTLLDQDQGALDSALGHFTRVGAMPATRHQALRLWCGSVLELLRNRSDLPSASQDFIYSIGLFDYLTERFARRLTTKLWDGLAPGGLLVLGNFNAKNPMHLFTETALDWYLIYRDPEDLLRLVEGLPGLESAEVRTEDTGCLHLLVARKAK
- the hslV gene encoding ATP-dependent protease subunit HslV; protein product: MFHGTTILCVRREAKVVIAGDGQISLDKTIMKNTAKKVRRIGDGSVLAGFAGSTADAFTLFDRFEARLKEHQKNLARACVELGKDWRTDRFLRRLEALLIVADRERTFILSGSGDVIEPDFGIAAVGSGGSYALSAARALMTHTQLSAREVATHAMQIAADICVYTNSNVTYEEL
- a CDS encoding PilZ domain-containing protein, which translates into the protein MSNLSSSERRRHPRHRVRMRIKILRGEVELAGEIFNISRSGCLLVTPVAMRVGDHYSVHLPVLPGSSFSIKVVRTRRVGEWFAVATHFETQLPDEAPILKLASQDSGVQEEPEQLF